Within Hydrogenophaga sp. PAMC20947, the genomic segment GTGACAGTGCCGTCTTGCGGGTCACCTTGAGCCATCCTGGCAAGTTCAACGCGATGTCCCGCGCCATGTGGCGCGAGCTGAAAAGCGTGTTCGATGCTGAAGCCCATCGAGAAGACCTTCGGTGTGTGGTGATCGCCGGTGAAGCGGGCCATTTCTGCTCGGGCGGGGATATTTCGGAGTACCCCACCTTTCGTTTTGATGAAGCGGCCTTGCGCCAGTTTCATGAGGGCGAGGTGTGGGGCGGATTGCAAGCGGTGCTGGATTGCCCAGTGCCCGTGCTGGCGCACATTGAAGGCAACTGCATGGGTGCGGGTGTGGAAATCGCGAGCTGTTGTGATTTGCGCGTGGCGGGGCAGGGCGCGCGCTTTGGGGCTCCGATTGCCCGCCTCGGGTTTCCGATGGCGCCGCGCGAGGCTCAGCTGGTGGCCCGGGAAGCTGGCGCCGCGGTGGCTCGGTCCATGTTGCTGGAAGCCGCAGTATTCGATGCGGATCAGATGCTGACCCACGGCTTTTTGAACACAGTTGTGCCTGACACGGATGTCGCGCCTGATGTGAACCGGCGCGCAGCGAACATCGCTCAGCTGGCTCCGCAAGCCGCGCGGATGAACAAATCCACACTGCGTCTCCTGGCGTCGAGCGGGATTTCCGAAGCGTTGCTGAGCAGCGCCTATGCCTTCGCCGACAGCGCGGAGCACCGCGAAGGCATTTCAGCCTTTCTCGCCAAGCGCCCGCCCGTCTTTTGACACCGAGGTGCTCAGCCCTTTGAGCATCCCATGAGCACGGTTGGTGCGCGTGGGATGCGCGCGAGCCTTACCTCAACACCAAGACCGGAATATGGGAATGCGTCAGCACTTGCTGGGTCTCGCTGCCCAGCAGCAAGCGCTTGAGCCCTCGGCGGCCGTGAGAGGCCATCACGATCAGATCGCATTTGTTGCGCTTGGCCGCTGCAATCACCGCTTCCGAGATCAGATCAGACTTCACCGTAACGGGCTTGACCTTGACCTCTCGCAATTGCCCGGCCGATTTCACGGCGTTCACCACGGCCATGGCCTCGTCGTGCCATTGTTTTTCAATGCGCGCCACTTCCGAGGCTGCGAGTGCGACGCCCCCTTCAAAGTAGGTTTGCGGGTAGCGCGGCACCACTTTGAGAGCCACCACGTCTGCGCCCGTGATGTCGGCCAACTGGATGGCGTGTTCCACCGCTTTATTGGACAGCTTGGAACCGTCGGTTGCCACGAGAATACGCTTGTACATGAAGATCTCCCCAAAGGATTGTGATGAATGAACCGTACCCAACCCTTAGGCTACCAAAGCCGGCGCGGCAACGGTTGACTTAAAT encodes:
- a CDS encoding enoyl-CoA hydratase/isomerase family protein translates to MAGQVLVHRDSAVLRVTLSHPGKFNAMSRAMWRELKSVFDAEAHREDLRCVVIAGEAGHFCSGGDISEYPTFRFDEAALRQFHEGEVWGGLQAVLDCPVPVLAHIEGNCMGAGVEIASCCDLRVAGQGARFGAPIARLGFPMAPREAQLVAREAGAAVARSMLLEAAVFDADQMLTHGFLNTVVPDTDVAPDVNRRAANIAQLAPQAARMNKSTLRLLASSGISEALLSSAYAFADSAEHREGISAFLAKRPPVF
- a CDS encoding universal stress protein, producing the protein MYKRILVATDGSKLSNKAVEHAIQLADITGADVVALKVVPRYPQTYFEGGVALAASEVARIEKQWHDEAMAVVNAVKSAGQLREVKVKPVTVKSDLISEAVIAAAKRNKCDLIVMASHGRRGLKRLLLGSETQQVLTHSHIPVLVLR